One Thermomonas paludicola genomic window, CCATCAATCCTGGCAGGCACAAGGATTCCAACGCGGCGGTGAACTTGGGCGTCGGCATGCAGCTGAATCTCGGTCGCGTCAATGTGCGTACTGAAGTCGGTAGCCGCATTGACTTCGACAACAAGCAGGCACGTATCGGCTCGCAGGAAAACCTGTTCACCGACGTATTGGCGTCTGTTGGCCTGACCATGGCCCTCGGCCCGGCTCCAGTGGCAGCCGTTGCGCCTGCGCCGGCCCCGCTGCCGACCTGCGCCGATATGGATGACGACGGCGACGGCGTCAACAACTGCAACGACAAGTGCCCGGATTCGCAGGCTGGCCAGACCATCGGTCCTGACGGTTGCCCGGTGCCGGTGTCGATCGACCTGAAGGGCGTCAACTTCGACTTCGACAAGGCGACCCTGCGTCCGGACGCCGTGGCGATCCTGAGCGAAGCCACCGAAATCCTGAAGCGCTATCCGGAGCTGAAGGTGGAAGTGGCCGGTCACACTGACCAGTGCGGCAAGGACGATTACAACCAGAAGCTGTCCGAGCGCCGCGCCAAGGCCGTTTACGACTACCTGACGAGCAATGGCGTTGACGCTGGTCGTCTGGCGGGCCCGAACGGTTACGGCGAGAGCCGCCCGCTTGAGGACAAGGGTCAGACCATGCCGGGTTGCAAGAGCGAAATCAACCGCCGTACCGAGCTGAACAGCCAGTAATCGCGGTTGCGCAACAGGTAAGACACGAAGCCCGGCCGAGTGCCGGGCTTCTTTTTTTCATGGTCGCGTGCGTGGGCGCGCATGGTCGTCATGCTGCAATCTGGCTACACTGTCCGCACTTGTTGGGGAGCACCATGATGCTGTTGATCCACCGCGCAGTGTTCGCTGCCGCTTGCTTCGCCGCGCCGCCGTTGGCGCATGCCGGGGGCGAGGTGTGCCAGGTTGCCGTGGTTTCGGCCACGCCGATCCGTCCGACGGTCGTGTCGTCGGTGGCGATCGAGCTGGCACCGGCCAATCCCCAGCTTGGTGGCGGCAGCGGCGTGTTGGCGCAGTCGTTCGATGAGGCGCTGTCGGTGGATAACGTGCTGGCCAGGATCCGCATCGACGGTTGCCATGCGATGGCCAAGGCCTCCCTGCCGTTGCAGGGCGGAAGCATCGATCCGGCGGGTTACAAGCCGCAGACCGCGTTCGACAACACGCCGTGGCGCTTCAACATGACGCAGAACGGCAAGCGCATGACCGCCGATGAGTTCGACGCGTGGATGAAGTCGCGTGGCGTGCGCGTGGTCGGGCGCAAGGATGCCTCGCAGCAGGATAGTCCTGCCGCAGCCGTACAGGCGACGAAATAACCTGCGTCACCGCAGGCGCAGCACATGGGGAACGATGGCGCGCGCAGGGTCGGGTTGGCGCGCGTTTTGTCCAAGCGCGGGCTATGCTCGCGCAGCGAGGCGCAGCGCCTCATCCTGTCCGGGCGCGTGCGCCTGGGCGGCCGCATCATCCGCGATCCCGAACATGCGGTGGGCGATCAGCAGCATGCCTTCATAGAAATCGATGGCGCCCAGGCCGCAGCGATCGAACCGCGCTACCTGATGCTCAACAAGCCGCGCGGACTGGTGACTACCGCCTGCGACGAACATGGCCGCGCGACCGTGTATCGCTGTTTCGATGGCGCGGACTTGGGCTGGATCGCACCGGTGGGACGCCTGGACAAGGCCAGCGAAGGCTTGCTGCTGTTCTGCAGCGACCCGCAGTGGGCGGCGCGAGTTACCGATCCGGACAGCGGCCCGGACAAGACCTATCACGTGCAGATCGATTGCGTTCCGACTGCGGCGACGCTGCAGGCGTTGCAGGCTGGCAGGTTGAGCGAAGGCGAATCATTGCACGCCAAGTCGGCAACGCTGCTGCGCGCGGGTGCCAAGAACGCCTGGTTGGAAATCGTGCTGGATGAAGGGCGCAATCGCCAAATACGGCGACTGCTTGCGGCGTTCGATATTGCCGTGTTGCGGCTGGTGCGAGTGGCGATCGGGCCGCTGCAGCTGGGCGATTTGCCGAAGGGGCGATGGCGTGAATTGACTGCGGCAGAAATTTCCGGGTTATCGAAGCAGCAGCCCGCTGTTTGAGCCATGGACCCGTGGCAGCCGGAATGCCGCGGGGCGGGTGAGCGAGCACTGACCCGCGGGTCAGCGCTTGATGACGTCGAGTTCCTTCCCGATCTTGATGAACGCATCAATGGCACGATCCAGCTGCTCGCGGGTGTGCGCCGCGCTGATCTGGGTGCGGATGCGCGCCTGGCCCTTGGCCACCACCGGGAAGAAAAAGCCGATGGCGTAGATGCCCTCTTCGAGCAGGCGCTCGGCGAAACGCTGCGCCAGCGGTGCGTCGTAGAGCATTACCGGGCAGATAGGATGCACGCCGGGCTTGATGTCGAAGCCGGCAGCCGTCATCCGGCTGCGGAAATGCGCGGTGTTGTCCTGCAGTCGCGTGCGCAATTCGCCAGCGGAGGCCAGCATCTGGAAGGCCTTGATGCCAGCGGACACCACGTGCGGCGGCAGCGAGTTGGAGAACAGGTACGGCCGCGAGCGCTGGCGCAGCAGCTCGATCACTTCCTTTTTCGCGGTGGTGAAGCCGCCCAGCGCGCCACCCATGGCCTTGCCCAGGGTGCCGGTGAAGATGTCGATCCTGTCCATCACGCCCTTGACCTCGGCGCTGCCGCGGCCGGTGGCGCCGAGGAAGCCGGTGGCGTGGCATTCGTCGATATGCACCAGCGCACCGTATTTGGCGGCCAGCGCGGTGATCTCGTCCAGCGGCGCGATGAAGCCGTCCATCGAGAACACGCCGTCGGTGGTGATCATGATCGTGCGCGCGCCGTCGGCCTTGGCCTGCTGCAGCTGCTTCTCGAGGTCGGCCATGTCGCAGTTGGCATAGCGGTAGCGCTTGGCCTTGCACAGGCGCACGCCGTCGATGATCGAGGCGTGGTTGAGCGCGTCGGAGATGATCGCGTCGTTCTCGCCCAGCAGCGGCTCGAACAGGCCGCCGTTGGCGTCGAAGCAGGCGGCGTAGAGGATGGTGTCCTCGGTGCCGAAGAAATCGGCAATCGTCTTCTCCAGTTGCTTGTGCAGGTCCTGGGTGCCGCAGATGAAGCGCACGCTGGCCATGCCGAAGCCGTGGGTATCCAGCGCGTCCTTGGCGGCGGCGATCACGTCCGGATGGTCGGCCAAGCCCAGGTAATTGTTGGCGCAGAAGTTCAGCACCTTGCGGCCGTCCGCCAATTGGATTTCGGCCGACTGCGGGCTGGTGATGATGCGTTCGGACTTGAACAGCCCCTGCGCGCGGATGGCTTCCAGCTCTTCGGCGAAATGGCGGGTCAACAGGGGGGCATTCGCGGAAGACGTCATGGCGTGATCGGTTGGGAGTGGGACTGCAGATTCTAGCCGCCAGCCGATAACCCGTCGTGAGGTGGTGGTATTGCGCCTTTCCTGGTCACGCAGAAGCGGACACCGGATTTGCTTGCGTTGCCGCCAGATTAGTTAAAAAATGGTGAAAGTCCCGTCATGCCACTCACCCAGAGCCCACCATGAAGCCTTCCCGTCGCCTGCTTGCCGTTTCCCTGCTGCTGTTGTCCGCGCCGTTTGCCGCCAGCGCGGAAGACCCCCCTGCGTCGTCTGCAAGTTGGGAGGTCAGCGCGGTCTCGGACTACCTGTTCCGCGGCGTGTCGCAAACCGACGAGAAGCCGACCCTGCAGGGCGAGTTCACCTGGACCTCGGCGGCGGGCGTGTACGTGGGCAGTTTTGCGTCGGGCGTGGATTTCGGCTCAGGAAGCCCGCATGCGGAAGTCGATTATTTCGTGGGTTATGGCCACGCGCTTGGCGACAGCGTCGCCCTTGATGTCTCGATCAACCGCTACAGCTACCCGGGTGCCAGCGAGCTGGCTTACAACGAATTGATCACCAAGGCCACGTTTGCCGACCGCTACAGCGCCACCGTGGGCTACAGCAACGACGTGTGGAACAGTGGCAGCACCGGTTGGTACTACGCGGTGGGCGGTGAATGGGCATTGCCGCACGACCTTGCCCTGTCGGCCAATGTGGGGCGCAGCGTATTCGCCGACAACGTGGCGGTGGCGGCCGAGGATTACACCGACTGGAGCGTTGCCGTGAGCAAGACGATGGGCGTCGCAACCGTCTCGCTGGGCTACTACGGCACCGACGGGCAAGGACGCGCCAGCTTTGGCAAGTTGGCCGACGACCGCGTGCTGCTGTCGGTGAAGATCGCGCGCTGATGGCACCCCCGCTGCGCTGCAAATGAAAAAGGCACCGCACGGTGCCTTTTTCGTTTCCGGAGTTGCGGGCTCAGTTCCAGCTCAAGACCACCTTGCCAGCCTTGCCCTGTTCCATCAGGTCGAAGCCTTCCTGGAACCGTTCCACCGGCAGCTGGTGGGTGAGCACCTTGCCCAGCGGGAAGCCGGACAGCACCAGCTGGGTCATCTTGTACCAGGTCTCGTACATCTTGCGGCCGTAGATGCCCTGCACGGTCAGGCCCTTGAAGATGATCTTGTCCCAGTCGCAGCCGGCGCCCTTGGGCATGATGCCGAGCATGGCGATCTTGCCGCCGTGGTACATGCAGTCGAGCATGTCGTTGAACGCGCGCGGGTTGCCGCTCATCTCCAGGCCCACGTCGAAGCCCTCCATGTGCAGATCCTTCATCACGTCCTTCAACGAGGTGTTGGCGACATTCACCACCCGCGTGGCGCCCATGTCGGCGGCCAGCTTCAGGCGGAAGTCGTTGACGTCGGTGACCACCACGTTGCGCGCGCCGATGTGCTTGCAGATGCCTGCCGCGATGATGCCGATCGGCCCGGCGCCGGTGATCAGCACGTCCTCGCCGACCACGTCGAACTCCAGCGCGCAGTGGGCGGCGTTGCCGTAGGGGTCGAAGAACGCGGCCAGTTCGGACGGGATCTGGTCCGGGATCGGCCACAGGTTGGATGCCGGCATCACCATGTATTCGGCGAACGCGCCATTGACGTTGACGCCGATGCCGACCGTGTTCGGGCACAGGTGCGGACGCCCGCCGCGGCAGTTGCGGCAATGCCCGCAGACGATGTGGCCTTCGGCCGAGACGCGCTGGCCGATGTCATAGCCGGTCACGCCCGGGCCGATTTCGACGATGCGGCCGACGAATTCGTGGCCGATGGTCAGCCCCGGCTTGATGGTGCGCTGGCTCCATTCATCCCACAAGTAAATGTGCAGGTCGGTGCCGCAGATCGCGGTCTTCTCCAGCTTGATCAGCACCTGGTTGGGGCCCGGGGTCGGCACCGGCACCTCGTCCATCCAGATGCCCTTGGTGGCCTCGCGCTTGACCAGCGCGCGCATCGTGTTTGCTTGCGTCATGTGCATGACCCGTCGGAGTAGGCGGCCATTTTACCGCCGTTCTCCGGCGCACTCGCTGCCTGACCAAGGACACGGGTCGCTGCGCGGCGGGGATGCTCTAATAGGCGTTCATTAGATTGCCGGAGTGATCGCATGCGCCGCCGCCCATTGACCATCGCCCTCGCCCTGACCCTCGCCAGCACGCTTGCGCACGCCGACGAAGGCATGTGGATGCCCTCGCAGTTGCCGCAGCTGGCCGCGCAGCTGAAAGCCGCCGGATTCAAGGGCGACCCCGCCCAGCTGGCCGACGTGACCCGCGCGCCGCTGGCGGCAGTGGTGTCGCTGGGCGGCTGCACCGCCAGCTTCGTGTCGAAGCAGGGGCTGGTGGTGACCAACCATCACTGTGCGATGGGTGCGATCCAGCTCAACTCCACGCCGTCGAGGAACCTGATCCAGGACGGCTTCATCGCTGCCACGCATGCCGATGAGGTCTCTGCCGGTCCGGCGGCGCGGGTGTGGGTGACGGTGGGTTTCGACAAGATCACCGATCGCATCCTGGCCCACGCCAAGGGCAAGACCGGGCGCGCGTATTTCGACGCGGTGGACGCCGCGAAGAAGGCCGAAGTCGCGCAGTGCGAGGCGGATGCCGGGCATCGCTGCAGCGTGTCCGACATGTATTACGGCAGTGATTTCTACCTGATCAAGCAGCTCGAGCTTCGCGATATTCGCCTGGTGTATGCGCCGCCGGTGTCGATCGGCAACTACGGCGACGAAGTCGACAATTTCATGTGGCCTCGCCATGTCGGCGACTTCAGCTTCTATCGCGCCTATGTCGGCCAGGACGGCAAGCCGGCTGCCTATTCCAGGGACAACGTGCCCTATCAGCCGCCAGCGTGGCTGAGTGTTTCCACCGCGCCGGTGAAGGCGGGTGATTTCGCGATGCTGGCCGGCTATCCCGGCGTGACCTTCCGCCACCGCACCGCGTCCGAATTCGCCCACCAGATCGACTGGCTGTTGCCCAGCCGCGTGGCGATGTACGACGGCCTGATCAACACCATCGGGCAGGCCACTGCTGGCGACGCCGCAAAGGAAGTGCTGTATGCCTCCAGCGTGGCCAGTTACAAGAACACGTTGAAGCGTGCACAGGGCGAACTGGAGGGGCTGCGGCGCAGTGATGCGATACGCGTGCGCCGCGAAGATGAATCGGCAATGCTGGCATGGCTGGGCAAGCAGCCGGGCAGCAAACCCGCACAGGCCGACATTCGCGCGCTGCAGGCGCAGCTGGACGCGGCGGACGCCAGCCGCGAGCGCGACTTCATCCTGCCGTTCCTGCGCCCCGGCTTGTTCGGCGCGGCGGTCACGTTGCAGCGGCTGGCGCTGGAGCACGGCAAGGCCGACGCGCAGCGCGAGACCGGTTACCAGCAGCGCGACGAGGCGCTGATCGAAGGCAGCCTCAAGCAACTGCAGCGCCGCTATGACCCCGGCGTGGAGAAGGCGGCCCTGCGCTATGCACTGAAGCGCTACTTCGCGCTGCCGCAGGCGCAGCGCGTGGCCGAGGTCGACGCCGTGTTCGGTACCAGCGAAGCCGAGGCCGTGCAGCGCCTCGACGCGCTGTACGCAGGCACCCGGCTCGGCGACGAGGCCACCCGGCTTGCCGCGATGAAGCTGGATGCCGCCGCACTGGCCGCATCGGACGACGCCCTGCTCAAGGCCGCCGCCACCCTGCAGCCCGCGCTGCTGCGGCTGGAAGCCGAATCCAAGCAGCGCGCCGGTGAACTGCTGCGGCTACGGCCCGCATACATGCAGGCGTTGATCGCCTATCGCAATGCGCAGGGCCGCGCGGTGTATCCGGATGCCAATTCCACCCTGCGCGTGAGCTTCGGCAAGGTCAGCGCGCTGAGCCCGCGCGACGGCGTGGACTATCGCCCGCTGACCACGGTGGCCGGCATCGTCGAAAAGCACACTGGCGTTGTGCCATTCGATGCACCGAAGCCGCTGCTGGAGGCGATTGCCAGGGGCGATTTCGGCAGCACGGCGGATGCGGAGCTGAAGACGCAGACGGTCGATTTCATGACCAATCTCGATACCACCGGCGGCAACTCCGGTTCGCCGGTGCTGGATGCGGAGGGCAAGTTGATCGGCCTCAACTTCGACAGCAACTGGGAGGCGGTCAGCGCCAGCTGGATGTACGACCCGCGCTACAAGCGCGCGATCCACGTGGACATGCGCTACCTGCGCTGGCTGCTGGCCAAGGTCTATCCGGCCCCGAACCTGCTGCAGGAAATGGGCCTGCCGGCGCAGTAGCCGACAGCGCGCGCCCGCATGGACCTGCCGGCGCATCGCCGGCGTTCCCACCTGCGGCTCAGTCGTGCCGGATGTCGTAGTCGAACGTGTAGAAATGCTTGCCATCGACGATGTCGATGGCAATCCTGCCCTGCAGGCCGGTCAACTCGCCGGTGCCGGTGTCGGGCACCACGCGCAGATCCAGTGAGGGCGTGCCGCGATCCATGGTGCCGTTGTGCTGGGCGTAGAAACTTCCGGAGCGGCCGTCCAGCGTGCCTTCGATGCGCTCGATCGCCACATAGGCGCCGGACCCCGCTACCGGCGCCATCACCGCCAGCATGTGCACCACGCTGGATGCCTGCAGGGGGCCGTGGAAGCGCTTGTGGAAGCGGGAATGGCCGACGGTGGCGCCGCTGCCGATGTCCAGCTCATCCTGCGGGATGCGCGTCACTTCGAATTCGCCCTTGGCTTGCATGCCGGAAGTTCCCTGATTGCGGTCGCCCAAGCCTACACGCCGCAAAAGAACGGCGGATAACCTGTTAATCTTGTGCGCTGCACAATCGCAGAGCCGCGCAGCGCATGAAGATCCTGCTTGCCCGCCACGGTGAGACGCCGTGGAACGCCGAGGGCCGCTACCAAGGCCAGGTGGATATTCCCCTGTCCGCCGTGGGCATTGCCCAGGCCGCCGCGCTGGGCGAGCGCCTCGCCGGCGTGCGCATTGACCGCGCGGTTGCCTCGCCGCTCGCACGTGCCACCCGCACGGCGCAGCTTGCGCTGGGCGAGACGCGCGCGGCGCAGCTGCTGTTCGACGAGGGCCTGCTGGAGATCGGCCATGGCGAATGGGAAGGCCTGTTGGCCAGCGAGATCGCTGCGCGTGATCCCGAGCGCCTGCACGCCTGGCGGCATGCACCGGAGACGGTACAAATGCCGGGTGCGGGAGGCGAGTCCCTGCAGCAGGTGCAAGACCGTGCCTGGCCGGCGCTCGCCCGTGCCTGTGCCGGGCTGGCCGCCGACGACACGTTGCTGGTGGTGGCCCACGACGCAGTCAATCGCGTCGTGCTGGCCAGGGTGCTGGGCATTCCGCTGGCCAGGTTGTGGACCTTCCGCCAGGCGCCGGCTACGCTCAATCTGCTGGAGGGCGATGCCGTTGATTCGCTGGAAGTCGTGCGACTGAACGACTGCGCGCACCACACCGCATTCTTCGGCGAAGCCAAGCACCGGGCGCTGTAGGCGCCAGCAGCGGTCCAACACGACGCCCATGCCACGATCACTCGCCGATTGGCTTGAATTCATCGAGCGCCAGCATCCAGATGCCATCGCGCTTGGATTGGATCGCGTGCGCCAGGTCGCCGCACGCATGGGCCTGGGTCGGCCGGCGAACCAGGTCATGACCGTGGCCGGCACCAATGGCAAGGGCTCGACGGTTGCGTTTGTCGAGGCCATCGCACGCGCACAGGGGCTGCACGTTGGCGCTTACACCTCGCCGCACCTGCATCGCTACAACGAGCGCGTGCGCATCGATGGCGAAGACGCCGGCGACGCCGCGCTGGTGGCAGGGTTCGAAGCGGTGGAGGCAGCGCGCGCGGACGCCCCGCTGACCTATTTCGAATATGGCACGCTGTGTGCGCTGTGGCTGTTCGAGCGCGCATCGCTCGACCTGGCCGTGCTGGAAGTCGGATTGGGCGGGCGCCTGGATGCGGTGAACATCATCGATGCCGATGCCGCCATCATCACCACGGTCGATCTGGACCATCAGCAATGGCTGGGCGCCGACACCGAGGCGATCGGCTTCGAGAAAGCCGGCATCGCGCGGCCGTTCAAGCCGCTGGTGCTGGGCGACGACGATCCGCCGGCCAGCGTGCTGCGCCATGCCTACGCGATCGGTGCGCCGGCTTGGCGCATCGGCAACGACTTTTTTGCCGAGCCGATTGATGCCGCCACCTGGTGCTGGCGTGAAGTCGGGCATTCGATGCAGCTGCCGATGCCGATGCGCGCGCTGGCGGCGCCGGTGCAGTTGCGCAACGCCGCCTGCGCGATCGCTGCGCTGCGCGCGCTGGATCTGCACATCGACGACGACGCGTTCGTGCGCGGCGTGGCCAATGCCGAAGTGGCCGGTCGCCTGCAGCGGTTCCTGCGCGACGGCGTGGAAGTGGTGGTGGATGTGGGCCACAACCCGCAAGCGGCGCGTGCATTGGCCGGCTGGCTACGGGCGCAGCCGAAGCGGCGCACGCTGGCCGTGTACGCGGCACTCGGCGACAAGGACGTGGTGGGCGTGGCCAGTGCGCTGGCGGATGCGGTGGACGCGTGGCATCTGGCCGGCTCGCTGGGCGCGGGTTCGCGCGGTACCGATGCGGCGGCACTGGCGCAGCGCCTGCAAGGCACCCCGGCGGCTGCCGGCGCGCAGCATGCCGGCGTGGAGGCAGCCCTGCAGGCCGCGCTGGCAGATGCGGCACTGGACGGGCGCGTGCTGGTGTTCGGCTCCTTCCATGCCGCCGCACAATCGCTGAATTGGCTGAATCGCGCCGAATAGCGCGGCGGCCACCCCGCTATAATTCCACTCCCCGACGCCACCGCGACCCCTGGATGGACTGCCGATGGATGCTTCGCTGAAACAGCGCCTGGTTGGCGCGGCCGTACTGGTCGCGCTGGCGGTCATCTTCCTGCCGCTGCTGGTCAAGGGACCTGCGCCCGACAGCGGGGTGACCGGCGTGTCGATGACCGTGCCCGCCGAGCCGACATCCTCGTCCGGGCTGGTGAGCCAGGATCTTCCGCTGGTGGTGCCGGCAGCGGCGCCGGCAGCGGGGGTGACGGCGTTGCCGACGGATGCGGCCGCAGCCGCTGATGCGCCCGCGGCGCCCGCTCCGGCCGAATTGGCGGCAGTTGCGGCCGGCGGCTATGCGGTGGGCTTTGGCAGCTATGCCAGCGATGTGGACGCCGACAAGGTGATCGCGGCGCTGCGCGGCGTGGGGTTGCCAGGCTATCGTGAAGCAGTGGCGCTGGGCGGGCGGCAGGTGCAGCGCGTGCGGATCGGCCCCTTCGCCGACCGTGCGGTGGCCGAATCGGCGCGCCTGCGCGCAGGGCAGGTGCCCAGCACCGTGGAGGCGAAAGTCATCGCGTTGGATGCCGCACTGCCGGCTGACGCCAAGGCGCCCGCCGCCGCGGCGATGGCTGCGCCGGACGCATCGAAGCCCGCGCCGGCGGCCGCGGCCAAGCCCGAGGCCAAGCCCGA contains:
- a CDS encoding DUF3224 domain-containing protein; translation: MQAKGEFEVTRIPQDELDIGSGATVGHSRFHKRFHGPLQASSVVHMLAVMAPVAGSGAYVAIERIEGTLDGRSGSFYAQHNGTMDRGTPSLDLRVVPDTGTGELTGLQGRIAIDIVDGKHFYTFDYDIRHD
- a CDS encoding pseudouridine synthase produces the protein MGNDGARRVGLARVLSKRGLCSRSEAQRLILSGRVRLGGRIIRDPEHAVGDQQHAFIEIDGAQAAAIEPRYLMLNKPRGLVTTACDEHGRATVYRCFDGADLGWIAPVGRLDKASEGLLLFCSDPQWAARVTDPDSGPDKTYHVQIDCVPTAATLQALQAGRLSEGESLHAKSATLLRAGAKNAWLEIVLDEGRNRQIRRLLAAFDIAVLRLVRVAIGPLQLGDLPKGRWRELTAAEISGLSKQQPAV
- the kbl gene encoding glycine C-acetyltransferase; translation: MTSSANAPLLTRHFAEELEAIRAQGLFKSERIITSPQSAEIQLADGRKVLNFCANNYLGLADHPDVIAAAKDALDTHGFGMASVRFICGTQDLHKQLEKTIADFFGTEDTILYAACFDANGGLFEPLLGENDAIISDALNHASIIDGVRLCKAKRYRYANCDMADLEKQLQQAKADGARTIMITTDGVFSMDGFIAPLDEITALAAKYGALVHIDECHATGFLGATGRGSAEVKGVMDRIDIFTGTLGKAMGGALGGFTTAKKEVIELLRQRSRPYLFSNSLPPHVVSAGIKAFQMLASAGELRTRLQDNTAHFRSRMTAAGFDIKPGVHPICPVMLYDAPLAQRFAERLLEEGIYAIGFFFPVVAKGQARIRTQISAAHTREQLDRAIDAFIKIGKELDVIKR
- a CDS encoding histidine phosphatase family protein encodes the protein MKILLARHGETPWNAEGRYQGQVDIPLSAVGIAQAAALGERLAGVRIDRAVASPLARATRTAQLALGETRAAQLLFDEGLLEIGHGEWEGLLASEIAARDPERLHAWRHAPETVQMPGAGGESLQQVQDRAWPALARACAGLAADDTLLVVAHDAVNRVVLARVLGIPLARLWTFRQAPATLNLLEGDAVDSLEVVRLNDCAHHTAFFGEAKHRAL
- a CDS encoding TorF family putative porin encodes the protein MKPSRRLLAVSLLLLSAPFAASAEDPPASSASWEVSAVSDYLFRGVSQTDEKPTLQGEFTWTSAAGVYVGSFASGVDFGSGSPHAEVDYFVGYGHALGDSVALDVSINRYSYPGASELAYNELITKATFADRYSATVGYSNDVWNSGSTGWYYAVGGEWALPHDLALSANVGRSVFADNVAVAAEDYTDWSVAVSKTMGVATVSLGYYGTDGQGRASFGKLADDRVLLSVKIAR
- the tdh gene encoding L-threonine 3-dehydrogenase, whose translation is MRALVKREATKGIWMDEVPVPTPGPNQVLIKLEKTAICGTDLHIYLWDEWSQRTIKPGLTIGHEFVGRIVEIGPGVTGYDIGQRVSAEGHIVCGHCRNCRGGRPHLCPNTVGIGVNVNGAFAEYMVMPASNLWPIPDQIPSELAAFFDPYGNAAHCALEFDVVGEDVLITGAGPIGIIAAGICKHIGARNVVVTDVNDFRLKLAADMGATRVVNVANTSLKDVMKDLHMEGFDVGLEMSGNPRAFNDMLDCMYHGGKIAMLGIMPKGAGCDWDKIIFKGLTVQGIYGRKMYETWYKMTQLVLSGFPLGKVLTHQLPVERFQEGFDLMEQGKAGKVVLSWN
- a CDS encoding OmpA family protein; this encodes MNKKLLCAALLGGLGLAQAASAQEFDDRWYVSGSTGVNLQDHDRGTEDAIFGTVGFGKFLNPNVSLDTELNYQNAHKNINRNLWWSQYGVSVDARYHFRHADSKFWPYVRGGIGLQRHEEEFNSAPNPINPGRHKDSNAAVNLGVGMQLNLGRVNVRTEVGSRIDFDNKQARIGSQENLFTDVLASVGLTMALGPAPVAAVAPAPAPLPTCADMDDDGDGVNNCNDKCPDSQAGQTIGPDGCPVPVSIDLKGVNFDFDKATLRPDAVAILSEATEILKRYPELKVEVAGHTDQCGKDDYNQKLSERRAKAVYDYLTSNGVDAGRLAGPNGYGESRPLEDKGQTMPGCKSEINRRTELNSQ
- a CDS encoding SPOR domain-containing protein, with amino-acid sequence MDASLKQRLVGAAVLVALAVIFLPLLVKGPAPDSGVTGVSMTVPAEPTSSSGLVSQDLPLVVPAAAPAAGVTALPTDAAAAADAPAAPAPAELAAVAAGGYAVGFGSYASDVDADKVIAALRGVGLPGYREAVALGGRQVQRVRIGPFADRAVAESARLRAGQVPSTVEAKVIALDAALPADAKAPAAAAMAAPDASKPAPAAAAKPEAKPEAKPAAKVATNVEAKPAAAAAPAAPPKPAVPAAPAQPPAAKPANPVGTGFVVQIGAFASAPDALAQRDALRKAGFNAFTDTVPGANGTLTRVRVGPVITRAEAEALQAQLKSKAGKDGMVRPHP
- the folC gene encoding bifunctional tetrahydrofolate synthase/dihydrofolate synthase; the encoded protein is MPRSLADWLEFIERQHPDAIALGLDRVRQVAARMGLGRPANQVMTVAGTNGKGSTVAFVEAIARAQGLHVGAYTSPHLHRYNERVRIDGEDAGDAALVAGFEAVEAARADAPLTYFEYGTLCALWLFERASLDLAVLEVGLGGRLDAVNIIDADAAIITTVDLDHQQWLGADTEAIGFEKAGIARPFKPLVLGDDDPPASVLRHAYAIGAPAWRIGNDFFAEPIDAATWCWREVGHSMQLPMPMRALAAPVQLRNAACAIAALRALDLHIDDDAFVRGVANAEVAGRLQRFLRDGVEVVVDVGHNPQAARALAGWLRAQPKRRTLAVYAALGDKDVVGVASALADAVDAWHLAGSLGAGSRGTDAAALAQRLQGTPAAAGAQHAGVEAALQAALADAALDGRVLVFGSFHAAAQSLNWLNRAE
- a CDS encoding S46 family peptidase, which translates into the protein MRRRPLTIALALTLASTLAHADEGMWMPSQLPQLAAQLKAAGFKGDPAQLADVTRAPLAAVVSLGGCTASFVSKQGLVVTNHHCAMGAIQLNSTPSRNLIQDGFIAATHADEVSAGPAARVWVTVGFDKITDRILAHAKGKTGRAYFDAVDAAKKAEVAQCEADAGHRCSVSDMYYGSDFYLIKQLELRDIRLVYAPPVSIGNYGDEVDNFMWPRHVGDFSFYRAYVGQDGKPAAYSRDNVPYQPPAWLSVSTAPVKAGDFAMLAGYPGVTFRHRTASEFAHQIDWLLPSRVAMYDGLINTIGQATAGDAAKEVLYASSVASYKNTLKRAQGELEGLRRSDAIRVRREDESAMLAWLGKQPGSKPAQADIRALQAQLDAADASRERDFILPFLRPGLFGAAVTLQRLALEHGKADAQRETGYQQRDEALIEGSLKQLQRRYDPGVEKAALRYALKRYFALPQAQRVAEVDAVFGTSEAEAVQRLDALYAGTRLGDEATRLAAMKLDAAALAASDDALLKAAATLQPALLRLEAESKQRAGELLRLRPAYMQALIAYRNAQGRAVYPDANSTLRVSFGKVSALSPRDGVDYRPLTTVAGIVEKHTGVVPFDAPKPLLEAIARGDFGSTADAELKTQTVDFMTNLDTTGGNSGSPVLDAEGKLIGLNFDSNWEAVSASWMYDPRYKRAIHVDMRYLRWLLAKVYPAPNLLQEMGLPAQ